A segment of the Alistipes communis genome:
GTGACGGTGACCGTCGAACTGGCGGACGGGGTGGATTCGCTGCGGCGCGGCGAGATCGAACGCCGCCTGCGCGGCGACGAGATGGTGCGCGACATCGAATTCGTCTCGAAGCAGACGAAGATCGGCGACGCGGAGTTCCGCCACATGTTCGAAAACGAGATCGAGGAGGTGCTCGGCGAAAACCCGCTCAACGACAGTTTCGAGGTGCACCTCTCGGCCGAGTCGGCCGACTCGGTGCGGCTCGACGCCTTCATGGCCAAGGCCGGCGGGATGCGGGGCGTGGAGCGTGCGACCTGCCCGCTGCCGATGATCCGGCGGATGCACGCCACGGTGAACAAGATCCAGCTGGTGCTGGCGGTCTTCGCTGCGGCGTTGCTGGCCATTTCGCTGATTCTGCTGAGCAATACGATCCGGCTTTCGATCTACTCGAAGCGTTACCTCATCAATACGATGAAGCTGGTCGGCGCGACCAAGTGGTTCATCATGCGGCCCTTTCTGGCCAGCAGCGTCTGGCAGGGGCTGGCGGCAGGGGCCGGCGCTTCGGCGCTGTTCGGCGTAGCGCTCTACGGGTTGAGCGCGGCCCTGCCCGAACTGACGACGCTCGCGGCGATGACCAAGGCGATGATCATCGTGGGGAGTATGATGGCCGGCGGCGTGGCGCTCGCGCTGCTTTTTACGGCCGTATCGGTCAACCGGTTCGTCGACATGAGATCGGACAAGATACACTTGTATTGAGGGGTCGGACGTTTGAGCAGAAATGGGTTCGGTATCCGGTTTCGTACGGGCGTAGTCACGGCCCGCGACCGTGTTTCCGGATTTTACCCTCTCCTGAATTTCCTCCTCGGAGGGGACTTCGGGGAGTTCGTTCCGCAGGTCTGCCCCTTCGGCTGCGGTCGGCCGGCGGGAACAAGGACCGTTTTGTCGGGCTGCCGCCCGTGTAGAGGAAATTGATAAACAGACGATACGCAATGAAAAAATTCAATGAAATCGGCGATCCCAACGACGCCAAGATGCCGCTCTCGGCGAAAAATTACGTGCTGCTGCTCGTCGGGGCGGCGGTCATTCTGCTGGGGATGATCCTCATGTCGGGCGGCGGCAGCGACTCGCCCGACGAGTTCAACTACGCCATGTTTTCGTGGCGGCGCATCACGCTGGCGCCGATTCTGGTCATCGGCGGTTTCGCATTCGAAATTTACGCCATCCTCAAACGCTGGTAGAAGATGGATACGATAGAGGCCATTATCCTGGGCATCGTGCAGGGGCTTACCGAGTTCCTGCCCGTGTCGAGCAGCGGGCACCTGCAAATCGCCAAGGCGCTCATGGGGGTAGAGATCGAACAGAACCTGCTCTTCGACGTGACATTGCACGCCGCTACGGTACTCAGCACGATCGTCGTGCTGTGGAGCGAGGTGGCGCGCCTGTTGCGGGGGCTCTTCTCGCGGCGGTTCAACGAGGAGCAGGCCTACGTGCTGAAACTCCTGCTGTCGATGATTCCGATCGGGATCGTCGGCTTCACGCTCAAAGACCGGCTCGACGCCCTTTTGGAGTCGCCGGCGATCCTGCTCGTGGTGGGGTGTATGCTGCTGGTGACGGCGGCGCTGCTCGCTTTCGCCTACTACGCCAAGCCCCGGCAGAAGGCGCAGCTCTCCTACCGCGACGCCTTCCTGATCGGTGTGGCGCAGGCCGTGGCGGCGCTGCCCGGCCTGTCGCGTTCGGGATCGACGATCGCTACGGGGCTGCTGCTGGGCAACCGCAAGCAGACGGTGGCGCAGTTCTCCTTCCTGATGGTGCTGGCTCCGATCCTGGGCGAAACCTTCCTGGAATTGATGAAGGGCAACCTCGGCGCGCAGGCGATCGGCTCGGCGCCGCTGGCGGCCGGTTTCGTCGCGGCCTTCGTCGTGGGGTGTCTGGCCTGCAAGTTCATGATCGAGATCGTCAAACGCGGCAAACTCGTCTGGTTCGCGCTTTACTGCGCGGCGGCGGGTACGGTGTCGATCCTCTCCTATGTGCTGTAAGGCGATGGAAAGTACCGATTTGCAGCGGGTGAACTTCGAGGAGGGCTATGTCGCCGTGATCGACAAGCCCTACCGTTGGAGTTCGACCGACGTGGTGCGCAAGGTGAAGTTCGAGTTGCGCAAGGCGGGTTACCGCAGGATCAAGGTCGGCCATGCCGGTACGCTCGACCCGCTGGCCACGGGAGTTCTGCTGGTCTGCATCGGACGGGCGACCAAGCGGGTCGACGCCTTGCAGGCCGAGCGGAAGGAGTACATAGCCGGCGTGCGGCTGGGTGCCACGACCCCCAGCTTCGACCGCGAACACACGGTCGACCGGACCTTCCCGACGGACCACATCACGCGACCGGAGGTCGAACGGGCGCTCGCCTCGCTCGTGGGCGAGCGGTTGCAGACGCCGCCGCTCTATTCGGCCAAGAAGATCGAGGGAACGCGCGCCTACGAGTTCGCCCGTGCCGGCGAGCAGGTCAAGATGCGGCAGTCGCTCGTCACGATCTACGACATCGAGCTGCTAGAATGCCGTCTGCCGGAGCTGACGATCCGCGTGCGCTGTTCGAAGGGAACCTATATCCGCTCGCTTGCGCGCGAGATCGGCGAAGCGCTGTCGAGCGGCGCCTATCTCACCTCGCTGCGTCGCACGCGCAGCGGTACGCACGACGTCGAAGCGGCATGGCAATTGGATGATTTTCTGAAAAAGTTGAGGGGAGAGTGAAACAAAATAGTTTTTCCGACGTATATACCTTGATTGTTTTGTGTTTTCTGCGATAGAGAAACAGATCCGGCCGGTGCGGGCGCAAGACCGCTTTCGAACTGTGCCGGGCGTGGAAAACGAAGGGTCAAATTCAACTTTCCGACAATGAAATTATCACAGTACGGGTACGAGTTCAAGCCGGAGATGCTGGCCAAGTACCCTGCCGAGAACCGCGACGAGGCGCGTCTGATGGTGGTGAACCGTGCCAAGGGCACGATCGAGCATCGTATTTTCAAGGATATCATCGACTATTTCGACGAGGGCGACCTGTTCGTCTTCAACGACACGAAGGTCTTTCCGGCCCGTTTGTACGGCAACAAGGAGAAGACCGGCGCCGAGATCGAAATCTTCCTGCTGCGCGAGTTGAACCGCGAACTGCGTCTGTGGGACGTGCTGGTCGATCCGGCGCGCAAGATCCGTATCGGCAACAAGCTCTATTTCGGCGATGACGACCTGATGGTGGCCGAGGTGATCGACAACACCACTTCGCGCGGCCGCACGCTGCGCTTCCTGTTCGACGGCGATTACGACGAATTCAAGACGGCGCTCTTCAAACTGGGCGAGACGCCCCTTCCGCGCTGGGTGCGCGAGAAGGTCGAACCGGAGGACAGCGAACGCTACCAGACGATCTTCGCCGCGAAGGAGGGGGCCGTGGTGGCTCCCACGGCGGGGATGCACTTCTCGAAACACCTGATGAAGCGCATGGAGATCCGCGGTGTCGAACGCGCTTTCCTGACGCTTCACGCCGGTCTGGGGAATTTCCGCACGGTGGACGTCGAGGATCTGTCGAAGCACAAGATGGACTCCGAACAGTACATCGTCGACGATGCGACGGCCGCCTCCGTCAACCGCGCCAAACGGAACGGCCGCAAGGTCGTTTCGATCGGGACGACGGTCATGCGGACGCTCGAAACGGTCGTTTCGACCAACGGTACGATCAATGCGGGGGAGGGCTGGACCAACAAGTTCATCTTCTCGCCCTACGAGTTCACGGTGGCCGACGCGATGGTCTCCAACTTTCACCTGCCCTATTCGACGCAGCTGATGATGGTGGCCGCTTTCGGCGGATACGACTGCGTGATGAACGCCTACAAGATCGCGCGCGAGGAGGGTTACCGCTTCGGCACCTACGGCGACGCGATGCTGCTCCTTTGAGGCTGCGGGAGTGCGGATTTCCGGCCCTGCGCGGTTTTTCGGAAAATTTTCACTACCTTTGTAAAATAAACTCACATTGGCGATGGCAGGAAAGATATTATACGTTTGTCAGGAGATTTTCCCCTACCTTCCGGAGTCCGAGCAGTCCGCGCTGTGCCGGCAGCTGGTGCAGGCGATGCAGGAGCGGGGAAACGAGATCCGGACGTTCATGCCGCGTTACGGTTGCATCAACGAACGGAGGAACCAGCTTCACGAGGTGATCCGGCTTTCGGGCATGAACCTGATCATCGACGATAACGACCATCAGCTCATCATCAAGGTGGCGTCGATCCCGACCGCCCGCGTGCAGATCTACTTC
Coding sequences within it:
- the queA gene encoding tRNA preQ1(34) S-adenosylmethionine ribosyltransferase-isomerase QueA, with the translated sequence MKLSQYGYEFKPEMLAKYPAENRDEARLMVVNRAKGTIEHRIFKDIIDYFDEGDLFVFNDTKVFPARLYGNKEKTGAEIEIFLLRELNRELRLWDVLVDPARKIRIGNKLYFGDDDLMVAEVIDNTTSRGRTLRFLFDGDYDEFKTALFKLGETPLPRWVREKVEPEDSERYQTIFAAKEGAVVAPTAGMHFSKHLMKRMEIRGVERAFLTLHAGLGNFRTVDVEDLSKHKMDSEQYIVDDATAASVNRAKRNGRKVVSIGTTVMRTLETVVSTNGTINAGEGWTNKFIFSPYEFTVADAMVSNFHLPYSTQLMMVAAFGGYDCVMNAYKIAREEGYRFGTYGDAMLLL
- a CDS encoding undecaprenyl-diphosphate phosphatase — encoded protein: MDTIEAIILGIVQGLTEFLPVSSSGHLQIAKALMGVEIEQNLLFDVTLHAATVLSTIVVLWSEVARLLRGLFSRRFNEEQAYVLKLLLSMIPIGIVGFTLKDRLDALLESPAILLVVGCMLLVTAALLAFAYYAKPRQKAQLSYRDAFLIGVAQAVAALPGLSRSGSTIATGLLLGNRKQTVAQFSFLMVLAPILGETFLELMKGNLGAQAIGSAPLAAGFVAAFVVGCLACKFMIEIVKRGKLVWFALYCAAAGTVSILSYVL
- a CDS encoding cell division protein FtsX; this translates as MKDNKRLKRRVRNSYIVSTVSMALVLFLLGSVGYLMTAALRVARTLQESVTVTVELADGVDSLRRGEIERRLRGDEMVRDIEFVSKQTKIGDAEFRHMFENEIEEVLGENPLNDSFEVHLSAESADSVRLDAFMAKAGGMRGVERATCPLPMIRRMHATVNKIQLVLAVFAAALLAISLILLSNTIRLSIYSKRYLINTMKLVGATKWFIMRPFLASSVWQGLAAGAGASALFGVALYGLSAALPELTTLAAMTKAMIIVGSMMAGGVALALLFTAVSVNRFVDMRSDKIHLY
- the truB gene encoding tRNA pseudouridine(55) synthase TruB, with protein sequence MESTDLQRVNFEEGYVAVIDKPYRWSSTDVVRKVKFELRKAGYRRIKVGHAGTLDPLATGVLLVCIGRATKRVDALQAERKEYIAGVRLGATTPSFDREHTVDRTFPTDHITRPEVERALASLVGERLQTPPLYSAKKIEGTRAYEFARAGEQVKMRQSLVTIYDIELLECRLPELTIRVRCSKGTYIRSLAREIGEALSSGAYLTSLRRTRSGTHDVEAAWQLDDFLKKLRGE
- a CDS encoding DUF3098 domain-containing protein, producing the protein MKKFNEIGDPNDAKMPLSAKNYVLLLVGAAVILLGMILMSGGGSDSPDEFNYAMFSWRRITLAPILVIGGFAFEIYAILKRW